One part of the Bacillus sp. FJAT-27916 genome encodes these proteins:
- a CDS encoding tripartite tricarboxylate transporter substrate binding protein has translation MATYRKLLVLFSVITLILVLTACNESTTGGSGAAGSEGYPKNNITIVAPSGAGGGWDLTARSIGKVMNDTGLIKKAITIENKPGGGGAVFMATYGTKEAKNDHMLMVKSPPILINNLKAEGNSPYGYKDTTPLAQLTKDFGAIVVKADSPYKNLTELLDAIKADSSSLTLAGGSSPGSMDHLITILPAYKYGINPKEVKYVSYDGGGEAMAALLGNNADAIGTDISTVTPYVKSGDVRVLAVTSPKKLELDGLEKIPTLYDLGIDAEFTIWRGIFGPKNMSETAKNYWLEKLDMLSKSEEWAEELKRNGWENEYRSGDDFTAFLEEQEVVIQDMLTALGMQK, from the coding sequence ATGGCTACATATAGAAAACTACTTGTGCTCTTTTCAGTTATTACTCTGATTTTGGTATTAACAGCTTGTAATGAATCTACTACTGGAGGCTCGGGAGCAGCGGGAAGTGAAGGATATCCCAAAAATAATATTACGATCGTTGCACCTTCAGGGGCTGGTGGGGGGTGGGATTTAACAGCTCGTTCAATTGGCAAGGTCATGAATGATACTGGACTTATTAAGAAGGCTATTACAATCGAAAATAAGCCAGGCGGTGGTGGGGCGGTTTTTATGGCGACATATGGTACAAAAGAGGCTAAAAATGACCATATGCTCATGGTAAAATCACCACCAATCTTAATAAATAATTTAAAAGCTGAAGGGAATAGCCCTTATGGTTACAAAGATACAACGCCTTTAGCGCAATTGACGAAAGACTTTGGTGCAATTGTTGTAAAAGCAGATTCACCATATAAAAATCTAACAGAATTATTAGATGCAATCAAAGCAGATTCATCGTCCCTTACTTTAGCTGGTGGATCTTCACCAGGATCTATGGATCATTTAATTACCATACTCCCTGCTTATAAGTATGGAATCAACCCTAAGGAAGTGAAATACGTCTCATATGATGGCGGTGGAGAAGCAATGGCTGCCTTGTTAGGGAATAATGCAGATGCAATCGGAACAGATATCTCTACTGTTACCCCTTATGTAAAAAGTGGAGATGTACGTGTTTTGGCTGTGACATCACCCAAAAAACTAGAGCTTGATGGGTTGGAAAAGATACCTACATTGTATGATTTAGGAATAGATGCCGAATTCACAATTTGGCGTGGCATTTTTGGTCCTAAAAATATGTCAGAGACTGCGAAAAATTATTGGCTAGAAAAACTTGATATGCTTTCAAAATCTGAAGAATGGGCAGAAGAGCTAAAACGTAATGGTTGGGAGAATGAATATCGTTCAGGGGATGATTTCACAGCATTTCTTGAAGAGCAGGAAGTTGTTATTCAGGATATGTTAACAGCATTAGGCATGCAAAAATAA
- a CDS encoding SAM hydrolase/SAM-dependent halogenase family protein — translation MMKRLLVFQSDFGLSDGAVSAMYGVALSVDPSLKISNNTHDIPTFNIWEGSYRLLQAIPYWPEGTVFVSVVDPGVGCDRRSIVAKTSAGHYVVTPDNGTLSHIKNKIGITEARLIDEKVNRLPRSGESYTFHGRDVYAYTGARIAAGVISFKEVGPKIDVKSLVEFPLSELYKKEDEIKGIIEILDIRFGNLWTNVPRELFKQLNIPLGDKVLIKIEKDKTVRYEEEVIYGRSFADSELEDAILYVNSLDNLGLALNQKSFAHTYGIGTGSDWKISIRKLRRWAVNKAYTW, via the coding sequence GTGATGAAACGATTATTAGTATTTCAATCTGATTTCGGATTAAGCGATGGGGCGGTCAGTGCCATGTACGGGGTGGCCTTATCAGTCGATCCCTCGCTGAAGATTAGCAATAATACGCATGACATTCCGACGTTCAATATTTGGGAAGGCTCCTATCGTCTCTTGCAGGCCATTCCGTATTGGCCAGAGGGCACGGTATTTGTATCAGTGGTTGACCCAGGAGTTGGCTGCGACCGCCGCAGTATTGTGGCGAAGACATCTGCCGGGCATTATGTAGTCACACCCGATAACGGTACATTATCCCATATTAAGAATAAGATTGGCATCACAGAGGCAAGGCTGATTGATGAGAAGGTGAACCGCCTTCCCCGCTCGGGAGAATCTTATACCTTCCATGGACGTGATGTATATGCTTATACAGGAGCAAGAATCGCCGCTGGTGTGATCAGCTTTAAGGAAGTCGGACCAAAGATTGACGTAAAGTCACTTGTGGAATTCCCTCTCTCTGAATTATATAAAAAGGAAGATGAAATCAAAGGTATTATTGAAATATTAGATATAAGATTTGGGAACTTATGGACCAATGTCCCAAGAGAACTATTTAAGCAATTGAATATCCCATTGGGTGATAAAGTATTAATCAAGATTGAAAAGGATAAAACTGTCCGATATGAGGAGGAGGTCATTTATGGGCGTTCCTTCGCGGACAGTGAGCTAGAGGATGCGATTCTGTATGTCAATTCCCTTGATAACCTCGGATTGGCTCTCAATCAGAAATCATTTGCTCATACGTATGGAATTGGCACAGGCAGTGACTGGAAGATTTCTATACGTAAGTTGCGACGATGGGCGGTAAATAAAGCATATACCTGGTAA
- a CDS encoding response regulator has translation MDKYIEVLIVEDDERIAKIHESFIANIDGFQTIGMAHTVEEGKLWVDSLRPQLVLLDIYLPDDLGIELLNFIREKSPETDIILITGASETEIVRKAFINGVFDYLLKPLTLDKFTQCLLNYKEKRLIFERGNILSEEDIEQLWNSKNERNSSRKISDIPKGIDPITKSKVMEFIGTCKVGITAEMLGKNLGISRTTARRYLEHLLGEKLIHVEYIYGSVGRPERRYFKT, from the coding sequence TTGGATAAATATATAGAGGTTTTAATAGTTGAAGATGATGAGAGAATTGCTAAAATTCATGAAAGTTTTATTGCAAATATAGACGGTTTTCAAACAATAGGGATGGCACATACAGTTGAAGAAGGGAAACTATGGGTAGATAGTCTGCGGCCACAACTTGTATTGCTAGATATATATTTACCGGATGACCTAGGAATTGAGCTGCTTAATTTTATTAGGGAGAAGAGTCCCGAAACAGATATAATTTTAATTACAGGTGCTTCTGAAACAGAAATTGTACGAAAGGCATTTATAAATGGTGTTTTTGATTATCTATTAAAACCGCTTACATTGGATAAGTTTACGCAATGTCTCTTGAACTATAAGGAGAAAAGATTGATTTTTGAACGTGGAAATATATTGAGTGAGGAGGATATTGAACAGTTATGGAATTCCAAAAATGAACGTAATTCAAGCAGGAAAATATCGGACATTCCCAAGGGGATTGATCCCATTACCAAATCAAAAGTTATGGAATTCATCGGAACATGCAAAGTTGGTATTACAGCAGAAATGCTGGGGAAAAATTTGGGGATTAGTCGGACGACAGCTCGACGTTATTTGGAGCATCTATTGGGGGAGAAGTTAATCCATGTAGAATACATTTATGGATCAGTCGGAAGGCCAGAAAGAAGGTATTTTAAAACATAA
- a CDS encoding TetR/AcrR family transcriptional regulator, with the protein MTNNYDRRVIRTKKEIKETFISLLEEKNFEKISVRDLTERAGINRGTFYLHYLDKYDLLDKLEGELFAKIQAIIDELPFTNHPDMEGFAKDRLVFIIRLLECFREEADFMKVILSANGDAHFKEKIREVFVYNIEDVFSKASEENQMHYPLELYYAYISSAHLGVLTYWLQTDSKEPPEMIANMLLDIILKGPLAAIGLDRYFYGSSGDSFIK; encoded by the coding sequence ATGACCAATAACTATGACCGCCGTGTCATCAGGACGAAAAAAGAGATTAAGGAAACCTTTATTTCCTTATTGGAGGAAAAGAACTTTGAGAAGATTTCCGTGCGAGATTTAACGGAACGTGCGGGAATCAATAGAGGCACCTTTTATCTGCATTACTTAGATAAATACGACCTTTTGGACAAGCTTGAGGGGGAACTATTTGCGAAGATTCAAGCGATTATTGATGAATTGCCGTTTACGAACCATCCCGATATGGAGGGGTTCGCAAAGGACCGCCTTGTTTTCATTATTCGTTTGCTTGAATGCTTTCGTGAAGAGGCTGATTTTATGAAGGTCATCCTGAGTGCGAATGGGGATGCTCATTTTAAGGAGAAGATACGGGAAGTCTTCGTTTACAATATCGAGGATGTTTTCTCTAAAGCATCGGAAGAGAATCAAATGCATTATCCATTGGAATTATACTATGCCTATATTTCCTCTGCCCATTTAGGGGTGTTAACTTACTGGCTGCAGACGGATTCGAAGGAGCCACCGGAAATGATTGCGAATATGCTGCTTGATATTATTTTAAAGGGTCCGTTGGCGGCGATTGGGCTCGACCGTTACTTCTATGGAAGCTCTGGTGATAGTTTCATCAAGTAG
- a CDS encoding ATP-binding protein, which yields MLIAVVPSYFIISNAVEKEIGERALSVAKLTAKYPIVVEALENGSTTDELQELALEIQRQVGAEYVVIGDINSIRYAHPIKSRIGEKMVGDDNEKALIDGDAYISIAKGTLGEALRGKSPVFDEKGNVIGVVSVGFLRKDIFTINMVYSKSLIVVSVFTIAFSVLLAIYLSNKIKQLLLNYEPEELAKLFTERNAMVESIREGIIVVDTNETITFSNQAANEILNSKEPVVGKNIKAIIPNTRLIEVMKHGETQFDRVMYINNTKTLVNRVPIINNGKFIGAVSSFRPFEDIDHIADELSQVKQYIESLRAQTHEHNNFLYTISGLIQLQAYDEVLELIHQEKNENDALINFMNKHIRDMYLSGIIIGYYNRAKELKVKLILDESSYCDKLEMPIEKHLLISILGNLVINAFEAVEKLKEEQRIVRLYIFQHEHEIVFEIEDSGDGIDDNQVETIFELKNSTKASKNRGYGLHIVKENLKILNGSISIEKGDLGGALFIISIPKKGERFG from the coding sequence ATGTTAATTGCTGTAGTCCCGTCGTATTTTATCATATCCAATGCAGTTGAGAAGGAGATTGGAGAGAGAGCGTTAAGTGTAGCTAAGCTAACAGCTAAATACCCAATAGTTGTGGAAGCGCTAGAAAACGGGAGTACTACAGATGAATTGCAAGAACTGGCTCTTGAAATTCAACGGCAAGTTGGTGCTGAATATGTTGTTATTGGAGATATAAACTCAATACGGTATGCCCATCCGATTAAAAGCAGAATCGGTGAAAAAATGGTGGGTGATGATAATGAGAAAGCTCTCATTGATGGTGACGCGTATATATCTATTGCAAAAGGGACGCTTGGAGAAGCACTTCGGGGGAAATCACCTGTTTTTGATGAGAAAGGTAATGTAATTGGAGTTGTTTCAGTTGGTTTTTTGCGTAAGGATATATTCACTATAAATATGGTTTATTCAAAATCTCTAATTGTGGTATCAGTATTTACAATCGCTTTTTCCGTTTTACTGGCCATATATCTTTCCAATAAAATAAAACAATTGCTTCTTAACTATGAACCGGAAGAACTAGCAAAATTATTTACGGAGAGAAATGCAATGGTAGAGTCTATTAGGGAAGGGATCATTGTTGTTGATACAAATGAAACAATTACTTTTAGTAATCAAGCAGCAAATGAAATTTTAAACAGCAAGGAGCCAGTGGTCGGAAAAAATATTAAAGCCATCATACCTAATACTAGACTAATAGAAGTAATGAAGCATGGGGAGACACAGTTTGACCGAGTAATGTATATTAATAACACAAAAACACTGGTGAATCGTGTACCTATTATAAATAATGGAAAATTTATAGGAGCAGTATCGAGTTTTCGGCCCTTTGAAGATATTGATCATATTGCAGATGAGCTATCTCAAGTGAAGCAATATATTGAATCTCTTAGAGCTCAAACTCATGAACATAATAATTTTCTTTACACCATTTCTGGTCTTATTCAGTTACAGGCATATGATGAAGTACTTGAACTTATACACCAAGAAAAGAATGAGAATGATGCTTTAATAAATTTTATGAATAAGCATATTAGGGATATGTATTTAAGCGGTATTATTATTGGCTACTATAACCGAGCAAAAGAATTAAAGGTAAAACTGATTTTAGATGAGAGTAGTTATTGTGATAAGTTAGAAATGCCTATTGAGAAGCATTTGCTGATTTCTATATTGGGCAATCTAGTAATTAATGCATTTGAAGCTGTAGAAAAGTTAAAAGAGGAACAACGGATTGTACGGTTGTATATTTTTCAACATGAGCATGAGATTGTCTTTGAAATCGAAGATTCTGGTGACGGAATCGATGATAATCAGGTAGAAACAATATTCGAATTAAAGAATTCAACAAAAGCTTCGAAGAATAGGGGATATGGTCTTCATATCGTTAAAGAAAATTTAAAAATTCTCAATGGCTCTATATCAATTGAAAAAGGGGATTTGGGGGGCGCACTCTTTATTATATCTATCCCCAAAAAGGGTGAGAGGTTTGGATAA